Sequence from the Candidatus Poribacteria bacterium genome:
CTTGCCCAATGCTAAGTGCTGTGGCTTTTCGGGTATCCACATTCGGATCGGCTAATCGTTGTTTAAGTTGTGAGATGTCCAAAGTGAAGTCATCTGTATCACACCTGCCCAAGGCAACCATTGCAGCATTTTTGACAGCGACATCTTCCCATTCATCTTCAGCTCGGGCAGCCATTTTTGGTGCGACAAACGCCGGTAGGTCGAGTTTTTTAGCGGCGTTGACAAAGACCTCCCAACTCCAGTTCCGTTTCAAATCGTCTGCACCAATGGCTTTTCTGTTTACAGCGTCCTCAAGGGCGACAATATATTCAGTGTCGTCAACAAGTCGTCTCCCGACGGCTTCCGCTGCGCGTGTACCACCAATTTCCCCCAGTGCTATTGCGGCTTTTGTCCGTGCGGAAGCGTTCGCTAATGCTGCTGTACCCGTATCCATAACTATCCGCTTGTCTTCCAAAATAGCGATGAGTTTAGGTATTGCCGCTTTGCTTTCGAGTTTACCCAGAGCAACAATAGCATTTTTCGAGATGTTTCCGATTCGGCTGTCTAAAGCGCGAAGCAACACAGCTTCGATTTCTTTATTAGTGGTGACACCAATGTTTCCTAATACTGCAACTGCTGTGTTTCGGACTGCATCCGTTTCCAAAGGGTTTTCAACCATGGTTATCAGTTTAGAAACGGCTTTTGCATCCTTAAGTTTCCCAAGGGCAGCCGCTGCTTGCAATCGAATCTCAGCGTTTTCGTCCTCAAGTGCAGCCAGCAGTGGTGCAGAGGCACGTTCATCTTTAAGGGCTCCAAGCGAAAACGCTGCCGCGGCACGAATGGATTTCATTTCATCTCTGTTTTCAAGAACGGCTATTAAGGGTTCAACTGCCTTGCGTTCTTTAAAGCCACCTAACGATTCTGCAGCACGCCTTCGGACGACATAACTCGGATGTTTCAATTCTTCGAGCATCGCATCAACAGCGACTTTTTTCGCAGTCGCCCCGAGAATATGAACGAGTGCCCATCGAGTCCACTCATCATCTGCAGATTTAAGAGCATTGAGCGCAAATTCCGCTGTTGGGATGTTTCCATCTTTGATTAATGCACCGATAACCTGAGCTTGAACAGATTGCACTTCGTATCCATCATCAAAACTTCCTAAGCCCTTTTTAACGATGTCAACAAGCCCTTTATCCCCGGCTTGAATCTCTCTGAGTGCGACTGCTGCCTGGAGGCGGGTTGTTTCATACTTATCGCTACGTAGGACATCTAACAGCGGATCCACAACCTTTTGCCCTTTTATTTTCCCAAGAGCAATAGCGGCTTCCTGTCGGACAGCACCTTGCTTATCTTTCTTCAAAGCAGTAACAAGGGGGTCAATTGTGGCATCACCCTTGACTTCACCGAGTGCCCATGCGGCACTTTGTCGCACCGTTGCCCGTCCGTCGTCCTCAAGTGCGCGAACGAGGGGTTCTATCACAGTATCGCCTTTGATGATACCGAGTGCGCGTGCGACTTCACTCCGCACGAGACTTGGGATCGGTTTGAGTTCACCCCATGTCCGGTAGTTTGCACGCGGATAGTCAGGGGTCCACTGGATCTGGAAGGAATCGACCTGTGTTCGGAGGGCATCAAGCGTTTTATACTCACGTTTCATGTGCCGCTGAAAGTCTGAGATTTCGTCAAACTGTGTAGACAATACCCAGATTAACACTGGAATGCTTTCAGTGGCTTGGATTCGACTCAGTACCTTGACAGCGTTGGAACGTATGACAGGGCTGGTTTCGTCACTGAACATCAGAAGTAGCATCGATTGTGTCGCTTGTTCAGGTTTGAGTTGCCAGAGTGCCTCAATAGCGGCGGTACGCACAGTTTCACGCATCTGTTTGTCCATTGCCATGATAATCAACTTTTGGACGGCATCTTCTGTAGATACGTTGATTTTTCCAAGTGCTTCCGCTGCTTGCGTCGCTGTGGTATCGTCATAAGAGAGTGCGTTCGTAAGAGCGATGACTGTCCTGTTATTCTCACCACGTGCCCGCATATTACCGAGCCCAACGGCTGCAATTGCCTTTACCTCTTTATATGGATCGCTGTCCAATGCCTCAATCAGTGGAACAATTGCGCGCCGGTCACCGATTTGCCCGAGCGCATCAGCGACCTTGACCCGAATTTCATCTGTCCCGTTTTTGAGCGCGTCAATCATCGGTAGAACAGCAACACCGCGCATCTCGACGAGTGCCGCCAACGCTTTATCTTGCAACTCTTCGTTTGCTAGCTCGTCTATCAGTGGCTCTACTCCATCCTCCGATTTAAGCAACCCGAGTGCTTGAATCGCGGCGGATAAGGTTCCAATCCTATATTTTTTCATCCACAAACCGTCAATATAAGCACTTGCGATGTATTGGTATTCTGTGGTGAAGCCGGTATCCTCATCGGGGATGAGGTTTCGCGCTTTCGTGTCCAATATTTCAAGTAGCGGCGCAGTGGCGGGTTCCCCGATACGATTGAGCGCATCTATGGCTGTATTTTTGACATAACTGTTTGGATCTGCGAGCAATCTGATAAGATCGGGGATAGCGTTTTCCGCTTGGATGCTTCCGAGTAGTTTTGCGGCGTGCATCCGAACCTGCGCGCTGTTGTTTCTGAGAGCGAGTTGGAGTCCCGGCACAATAGATGCAGGGTCGGAGACTGCCCTCATCGATTGCTCAAGCGCAACGATTGCCCTATACGCGACCTCCGGTGCGTTTCCAATGTTAGCGAGTACTTCTTCAAAGACCGGAATGAGTTCGGGGTTCCGCATCGCACCGAGGTGGCGTATCGCCTCTTTTTGTATTGCTGTATCCTTATGTTGTATTGCCTGCCGCAATAGTTCAACAACTGCTTCCCCATTTCCGAGTTTTGCGGTAAGGTCTGCGACAGCTGCGCGTGCTTCCGGTTGATAGCATTTTTCTGCGGCTAAAAGCCCTGTAACGACAGCAGCATCTGTGTATGCTATGAGTTCAGGGAGTAGTTCTGCGCGTTTTTCGACGGCTTGCGCAAGCGATACGGCGAAGAGTCCAGAGATAGAGTGTTGTGAGCGGACGAGTCTTTCTTGTCGATCAAGCTCGTCAGAATCTGGATCTTCCTGTAATGAGATAGCAAGGATGTCCGCAGTCAATGTATCAAGATAAGCGTTTGATGCTGCAATCGCTTCGTGCCAGCTTTCCGCTTCGGTGCGCGTCCGATTTTGTAGGAAAGCCTTCAGGTGTTGTGCCTCCTGATTTCCAGCGTCTGTTCTTTGAACGGCTGCTTCTGCAGCGGTATAATCCGCTCGAACGATAGCGGCTCGCGCTTCAATAATGTCCCTATTCTCTTTCTCACCACACCCTATTACGAGGACAATAGTTAAAATGAGTAAGAGATGGATGCAGATTTTCAATGTATTACATAAGAGATGTTGTTTCATGTTTTTCTCCTGTCGTAGCGGCAGGCGCGCTTAGCCGTTCTTCCAAGTTTTTTACTCCCCAGCGATCACGAGTTTCGTCAAGTCTGCGACAGCATGGATATTTTGCGCGATTCGGTTCAACAATGCCAATCGGTTCGTACGCAGTGCTGGTTCTTCTACCATAACTAAGACATCGTCAAAGAATGTGTCTATTGCGGGTTGTAAAATGGCGAGTTGCGTTAGCAGCTTAGCATAGTCACGTTCCTGAATATTTTCTTGGAAATGTGGTTCTGCCTCAGTGATACAGGCGTACAGCTGCTTTTCAGCAGCGTCGCACAGAAGCGCGGCATCTACAGTTTCTGGCGCGTTTGGTGGTAGAATTCTCAGCACTCGATTGAGTGCATTATATACTTCCTCAAAATTTGGTGTCAAGCGAAATTCGGCAAGAACACTGGCACGTTTGAGAATATCGATGATGTCAACATCGCCGACTGCTAAAACGGCATCGGCAAGGTCGGGGGCGTATTGCTGTGCTTCCTGCAGGATAACGCGTAGGCGTTCCTTGATGAAACCCAAAACGCTTGTTTTTGTATCGTCGGCTAATTCGACGGTGTAAAGGGAGATTGCTTCTTCAACAACAGCATCTAAAGAGAGCGGCAGTTTCCTGTCTTGGAGAATTCGGATTGTGCCAAGGGCATGCCGTCGTAGTGAGTAGGGGTCTTGTGAACCCGTGGGGCGTTCTTCTATGCCGAAATATCCGACAATGGTGTCAAGTTTGTCAGCGATGGCGAGCAATGTGCCGACTTCGGTTTCGGGCAGCGGTGTATCCGCGCCAAGCGGTTGGTAGTGCTCCGCGATGCCAGCGGCGACGGGTTCAGACTCCCCTGAGTTTAGGGCGTAATAGCTTCCGGTGATTCCCTGCAATGACGGGAATTCGATGACCATGTGGGTCGTCAAGTCTGCCTTACAGAGCCACGCTGCGCGCTCCCCATGGCTAACAGTCGTTTCTTTCGCATTTAACGCTTCCAAAATAAATCGCACCAACGCTTTGAGCCGTTCCGCTTTGTCTAAGAGTGAACCGAGTTTCGCATGAAAGACAACCGCCCCCAGACGTTCAACTTTATCGGCAAGACTGGTTTTCTGGTCTTCGCTATAAAAGAACTCAGCATCGTTGAGTCTTGCGTGCAGCACACGCTCATTCCCATGTCGAACACCGTCGATATTTCCGTCTGTTCCATTGGAGATGGTAATAAATTTCGAGGCAAGGGCAGACTCATCTTTCCACATCGGAAAATAACGTTGATGCTTTTTCATCGCGGTAATCAGCACTTCAGGTGGTATTTCCAAATGCGACTCACTGAAATTGCCAACGATGGGCTGCGGGTTTTCTACGAGATAGTTCACCGTATCCAGTAGTTCATCATCTACTTTTGGGAGACAGTTTTCAGCGTCTAAAACGTCTCTTACCTGTTTTTCAATGGTGTGCCTACGTTCTTTCGGACAGGCAATGACACCGGCATTACGCAGGTTTTCAACGTAAGCCTTTAAATCGGCAGATGCCAAAGTTATCGGTTCGGGATACAAGGAACGGTGTCCATAAGTTAACCGTCCTGCGTCTGCAGCACCGTAACTGCAGTTGATGACCTCATCCCCCAATAGTGCCACAAGCCATCGGATAGGACGCGCGAAGCGAGCGAACGCACGCGGTTCTTCGG
This genomic interval carries:
- a CDS encoding HEAT repeat domain-containing protein; this encodes MKQHLLCNTLKICIHLLLILTIVLVIGCGEKENRDIIEARAAIVRADYTAAEAAVQRTDAGNQEAQHLKAFLQNRTRTEAESWHEAIAASNAYLDTLTADILAISLQEDPDSDELDRQERLVRSQHSISGLFAVSLAQAVEKRAELLPELIAYTDAAVVTGLLAAEKCYQPEARAAVADLTAKLGNGEAVVELLRQAIQHKDTAIQKEAIRHLGAMRNPELIPVFEEVLANIGNAPEVAYRAIVALEQSMRAVSDPASIVPGLQLALRNNSAQVRMHAAKLLGSIQAENAIPDLIRLLADPNSYVKNTAIDALNRIGEPATAPLLEILDTKARNLIPDEDTGFTTEYQYIASAYIDGLWMKKYRIGTLSAAIQALGLLKSEDGVEPLIDELANEELQDKALAALVEMRGVAVLPMIDALKNGTDEIRVKVADALGQIGDRRAIVPLIEALDSDPYKEVKAIAAVGLGNMRARGENNRTVIALTNALSYDDTTATQAAEALGKINVSTEDAVQKLIIMAMDKQMRETVRTAAIEALWQLKPEQATQSMLLLMFSDETSPVIRSNAVKVLSRIQATESIPVLIWVLSTQFDEISDFQRHMKREYKTLDALRTQVDSFQIQWTPDYPRANYRTWGELKPIPSLVRSEVARALGIIKGDTVIEPLVRALEDDGRATVRQSAAWALGEVKGDATIDPLVTALKKDKQGAVRQEAAIALGKIKGQKVVDPLLDVLRSDKYETTRLQAAVALREIQAGDKGLVDIVKKGLGSFDDGYEVQSVQAQVIGALIKDGNIPTAEFALNALKSADDEWTRWALVHILGATAKKVAVDAMLEELKHPSYVVRRRAAESLGGFKERKAVEPLIAVLENRDEMKSIRAAAAFSLGALKDERASAPLLAALEDENAEIRLQAAAALGKLKDAKAVSKLITMVENPLETDAVRNTAVAVLGNIGVTTNKEIEAVLLRALDSRIGNISKNAIVALGKLESKAAIPKLIAILEDKRIVMDTGTAALANASARTKAAIALGEIGGTRAAEAVGRRLVDDTEYIVALEDAVNRKAIGADDLKRNWSWEVFVNAAKKLDLPAFVAPKMAARAEDEWEDVAVKNAAMVALGRCDTDDFTLDISQLKQRLADPNVDTRKATALSIGQAGISELIPELVQMMKGETEVNKDVRRAATQGLGELTDITTTDALIEVMNNDDNHVEIRRDASRALGKIGTDKAVNALVAKLTALYEAKVTRGFQLDAIKALGEAKNANAVSLLELILQDQDAEIHFQAAAALFEITGKSYGYNRT
- the glyS gene encoding glycine--tRNA ligase subunit beta, with protein sequence MTLQEIILALEKFWADHGCIIQQPCDIEVGAGTFNPATFLRCLGPEPWQTAYVEPVRRPTDGRYAENPFRVGAYYQYQVILKPAPENVLPLYLESLYSLGISPRKNDIRFVEDDWESPTLGASGLGWEVWWNGAEVTQFTYFQQMGSIDLDPICAEITYGLERIALYLQDVDDFFDIRWNEHVNYGDVHRQSEIEYSTYNFEHANVEMLFDLFSTYEKETYACLDAGLVLPATDHVLKCSHTFNMLDARGVISVTERVSYIERVRRLAQRIARAYVKQREEMEHPLMGRFSTEATPTMVSAVSNCTEPASTTVGAVSNSTETADLLFEIGTEEIPASYVPPVLEQLHKIAAESLTNHRISFGEIETLGTPRRLTLSIKDIKTLQESQETEVVGPPKRIAYDENGEPTKAAIGFAKTQGVELSALRIVDTERGEYVAASKLETGEPTSEVLQPLLPEWIEELRFPKTMRWETKSEEPRAFARFARPIRWLVALLGDEVINCSYGAADAGRLTYGHRSLYPEPITLASADLKAYVENLRNAGVIACPKERRHTIEKQVRDVLDAENCLPKVDDELLDTVNYLVENPQPIVGNFSESHLEIPPEVLITAMKKHQRYFPMWKDESALASKFITISNGTDGNIDGVRHGNERVLHARLNDAEFFYSEDQKTSLADKVERLGAVVFHAKLGSLLDKAERLKALVRFILEALNAKETTVSHGERAAWLCKADLTTHMVIEFPSLQGITGSYYALNSGESEPVAAGIAEHYQPLGADTPLPETEVGTLLAIADKLDTIVGYFGIEERPTGSQDPYSLRRHALGTIRILQDRKLPLSLDAVVEEAISLYTVELADDTKTSVLGFIKERLRVILQEAQQYAPDLADAVLAVGDVDIIDILKRASVLAEFRLTPNFEEVYNALNRVLRILPPNAPETVDAALLCDAAEKQLYACITEAEPHFQENIQERDYAKLLTQLAILQPAIDTFFDDVLVMVEEPALRTNRLALLNRIAQNIHAVADLTKLVIAGE